TTCCCGTGTCCCGCATCACGCGAGGGTGTCGCACGATGGTAAGGGCGTCAACAACCACGAACCGCACGTCCCTGCGACAATCCATCGCGCCGATCCACGTACCCCACGCGCGGCGCCCGATCGTCCTTGACAACCCATAAGTGTTGGCTTATGGGTTTGGCATGCAGAGCGCGGCCGTGGTCGAAGACAAGGTCTTCCAGGCGCTGGCGGACCCCAGCCGCCGGGCGATCTTCGAGTCGCTCACGCGTGGCGAAGCTGCGGTGAAGGACCTCACGGCGCGCTTCGACATCTCGCAGCCGGCGGTCTCGCAGCACCTCGCCACGTTGAAAGACGCCGGCCTGGTGAAGGGCCGGCGCGAGGGGCGCTGCGTTTACTACCGGGTGGAGCCGCGCGGGATGAAGCCGCTCATCGACTGGATCGCGCACTACCGCGCCTTCTGGACGGAGCAC
The window above is part of the Polyangium spumosum genome. Proteins encoded here:
- a CDS encoding ArsR/SmtB family transcription factor, translating into MQSAAVVEDKVFQALADPSRRAIFESLTRGEAAVKDLTARFDISQPAVSQHLATLKDAGLVKGRREGRCVYYRVEPRGMKPLIDWIAHYRAFWTEHVDRLERLLEKMDE